The following are encoded in a window of Methylicorpusculum oleiharenae genomic DNA:
- a CDS encoding HDOD domain-containing protein — protein sequence MSNDNIIEIDNTTDSSTRTGRLARSILKKPVKDLQLIPAAAIKLLKLTNDDTSKVKDLSRVIETEPALAAKVIRIVNSAAFCLPKKITSIKHAVNLLGFSAVRQAAMDQLMYNKLIRNRTKSLFNQLFFWQHCLFVASLSKRIGVALRYPDPDMLYTGGLLHDIGKVILENYGEVSYSDYLSVVEKTDCAQMESEKTFFGLSHTEIGHHFCLEWHLPSALTAIIAFHHDFPAPSSEYNQYQIEIAIIAFSNYIACMQGIGSAANLSVPVLPEQVFKIIDINKLDLESLLEQVDKDMLNTREFYGIQFPNASRLRASLVKTTLKLSYFGDSKTRIKPKSVDLIAPNISSLTIPHRSLDPDEFIPWTLEAIHNDFHVDRVMMLKVDPKLRGMVATYWWPSSILQHDLGKFEIPISSISGQLLKCLRTKKPVLIKNESVDDEKILHRLAVDECIVLPVLRHQRMEGLIYVDNALTHQPLQAHLLFEMLPIASELGVALINAQLYRLAQKKSQIDPLSQLFNKRVINEFLDKLFKSGKTMLEKTVLGFIDIDRFKLFNDDCGHQAGDDALKIVADILRSMTRPGDLIGRYGGEEFLFVLRDTDSKGALNYAERIRNEIEQRGKLLSERFRGHALTVSIGVAVYDASFATYADMIKAADDAMYRAKSEGRNKVVLSNLKFH from the coding sequence ATGTCTAATGACAATATTATTGAAATTGACAATACAACTGACAGTTCAACAAGAACCGGCAGGTTAGCAAGGTCTATTCTTAAAAAACCCGTCAAAGATTTACAGCTAATTCCGGCAGCTGCAATTAAATTACTAAAGCTGACCAATGATGACACGTCTAAAGTTAAGGATTTGTCCAGAGTCATAGAGACTGAGCCCGCTTTGGCGGCAAAAGTAATACGGATAGTCAATTCTGCTGCTTTTTGCCTCCCCAAAAAAATCACATCGATAAAACATGCCGTCAACTTGCTGGGGTTTTCTGCAGTCAGGCAAGCGGCAATGGATCAATTGATGTACAACAAGTTGATCCGTAATCGAACTAAAAGTCTTTTTAACCAATTATTTTTCTGGCAACACTGTCTGTTTGTTGCTTCATTAAGTAAAAGGATCGGTGTAGCTTTAAGATATCCGGATCCGGATATGCTGTATACAGGGGGGTTATTGCACGACATTGGTAAAGTCATTCTGGAAAACTACGGTGAGGTCTCATACAGCGATTATTTATCGGTAGTGGAAAAAACAGATTGTGCCCAAATGGAGAGTGAGAAGACATTTTTTGGCTTGTCTCACACTGAAATTGGCCATCACTTTTGTCTGGAATGGCATTTACCCTCAGCTTTAACAGCTATCATTGCGTTTCATCATGATTTCCCGGCCCCTTCTTCCGAATATAATCAGTATCAAATTGAAATTGCGATCATTGCTTTCTCAAACTACATAGCCTGTATGCAGGGCATCGGTTCAGCGGCAAATTTGAGTGTGCCGGTGCTGCCGGAACAGGTATTTAAAATTATCGATATCAATAAACTGGATTTGGAAAGTCTGCTGGAACAAGTGGACAAAGATATGCTGAACACACGCGAGTTTTACGGCATCCAGTTTCCAAATGCGAGCCGCCTGCGAGCAAGTTTGGTAAAAACAACTTTAAAGTTATCGTATTTTGGTGATAGTAAAACGAGAATCAAACCAAAAAGCGTAGACCTGATCGCGCCTAATATTTCAAGTTTGACAATTCCGCATCGAAGTCTTGATCCCGATGAATTTATTCCCTGGACGCTTGAGGCAATACATAATGATTTTCATGTGGACCGGGTCATGATGCTTAAAGTCGACCCCAAGCTAAGAGGCATGGTTGCAACTTATTGGTGGCCGAGTTCGATTCTGCAACATGACTTGGGGAAATTTGAAATACCGATAAGTTCAATCAGTGGTCAACTGCTGAAATGTTTACGCACAAAAAAGCCGGTGCTGATAAAAAATGAAAGTGTTGACGATGAGAAAATACTGCACCGTCTTGCAGTTGATGAATGTATTGTGCTGCCAGTTCTGCGTCATCAGCGGATGGAGGGTCTCATCTATGTGGATAATGCTCTGACGCATCAACCCTTACAAGCGCATCTATTATTCGAGATGTTACCTATTGCCAGTGAATTGGGTGTGGCTTTAATAAATGCCCAACTTTACCGGCTGGCGCAAAAAAAATCGCAAATAGATCCTTTAAGTCAGTTATTCAACAAGCGCGTTATCAATGAATTTTTGGACAAGCTTTTTAAAAGCGGTAAGACGATGCTTGAAAAAACGGTATTGGGCTTTATTGATATCGATCGATTCAAGCTATTTAACGACGATTGCGGGCATCAGGCCGGTGACGATGCATTGAAAATCGTAGCAGATATCCTTCGATCAATGACGCGTCCCGGCGATTTAATCGGTCGTTACGGAGGCGAAGAATTTTTGTTTGTATTGCGCGATACAGACTCCAAAGGCGCTCTTAACTACGCAGAGCGTATCCGAAACGAAATCGAGCAAAGAGGCAAACTACTCAGTGAACGTTTTCGTGGTCATGCATTGACAGTCAGTATTGGCGTAGCCGTTTACGACGCATCCTTTGCTACTTATGCCGATATGATCAAGGCAGCCGATGATGCCATGTACCGAGCCAAGTCTGAGGGGCGAAATAAGGTTGTGTTGAGTAATCTAAAGTTTCATTAG
- a CDS encoding DUF4912 domain-containing protein, protein MTLSQSGLDPRVNLSQEEMLDISRQISQTFSPDRNENVSKVRINNGIRINPPNRKHARSAPGPGLKLPTNELLEISQAVSRDFAPSRNIEKPELLLMPVDPHHVHAVWSVEPAQLNTQTNTPNPPPLTLRIYWLPDNSISFNNSNLFFDIPLPQNKHSQRIRIPISDTAYTAVIGERGTSHSLQPVVESNIVRVPADNVYSAVNTNNRHDDLPEHEHTDEKHRLKTDFYPKNARFVSLAKKDQNEYLFFTKMSMLLEQNQQDIIYSNETCSSFSQTRSEHFILNYFD, encoded by the coding sequence ATGACACTTTCTCAATCAGGACTCGATCCCAGAGTCAATCTGTCACAAGAAGAGATGCTTGATATCAGCCGGCAAATCAGCCAAACATTTTCACCGGACCGGAACGAAAACGTATCAAAAGTACGGATAAATAATGGCATACGAATCAATCCGCCCAACCGCAAGCATGCTCGTTCAGCTCCAGGTCCCGGATTAAAACTACCGACCAACGAGTTGCTGGAGATCAGCCAGGCCGTCAGCCGGGATTTTGCTCCGTCACGCAACATTGAAAAACCGGAGCTGTTACTCATGCCTGTAGATCCTCATCATGTTCATGCGGTATGGTCTGTTGAACCCGCACAACTCAATACTCAAACTAACACGCCTAACCCTCCACCTTTAACGCTCAGAATTTACTGGCTTCCCGATAATTCGATATCTTTTAACAATTCCAACTTATTTTTTGACATCCCGCTCCCTCAAAATAAACACAGTCAAAGAATTCGGATTCCAATCTCCGACACAGCATATACCGCTGTTATTGGAGAAAGAGGCACCAGTCATTCGCTACAACCTGTCGTAGAATCCAACATTGTCCGAGTCCCTGCTGATAATGTGTATTCTGCTGTCAATACAAATAATCGTCATGATGACTTACCTGAACACGAACATACTGATGAAAAACACCGCTTAAAAACCGATTTTTATCCAAAGAATGCGCGTTTTGTTTCCCTAGCTAAGAAAGACCAGAATGAATATCTGTTTTTCACAAAAATGAGCATGCTCCTGGAACAAAATCAACAAGACATAATTTATAGTAACGAGACATGTTCATCTTTTTCTCAGACTCGCTCTGAACACTTTATTTTGAATTACTTTGATTGA
- a CDS encoding glycoside hydrolase family 57 protein, whose product MKKGYLSIILHAHLPFVRHPEYDSFFEENWLFEAITECYLPLLNVLERLEKDRINYQLTLSLSPTLISMLCDALLQSRYLDFLHRQIELAEKEVIRTRNQPEYQKLARLYRRFFVKSCSDYQDRYQGDLVKQFKRHHSLGNLELITTAATHGYLPLLNTSETAVRNQIKVGIDTFKTHLGFAPTGFWLPECGYYPGLEDHLREVGIAYFFVDSHSLSSSDYSIKQTVYCAHRLNNGIAVFGRDPASSKQVWSAQEGYPGDSSYREYYRDIGFDLDLEYLGPYILDGITRIQTGIKYYRITGKDSEKELYDPKQAINQTFCHAQHFIQQKLEQIDTLTDETATPPIIVAPFDAELFGHWWFEGPFWLEHVLRLADNPAHGLTTTNCQTYLEQFEGGHVITPKASSWGEHGSSEYWINEKNDWIYPFLYKAQAQMEKLASDLSRLTVDNLQERTLNQAARSLLLAQASDWPFIMKSGTAVEYANKRITDHLARFNYLHDSIRKNRIDERYLIALETMDNLFPDINFRTFCPKKNNTAPY is encoded by the coding sequence ATGAAAAAAGGATACTTGAGCATCATTCTTCACGCGCACCTGCCTTTTGTGCGCCATCCGGAGTACGACAGTTTCTTCGAAGAAAACTGGTTATTCGAAGCCATAACAGAATGCTATCTGCCTTTGTTGAATGTTTTAGAACGATTGGAAAAAGACCGGATCAATTATCAACTGACGCTCTCTTTATCGCCTACATTGATATCCATGCTCTGTGATGCGTTATTGCAATCACGGTATCTTGATTTTTTGCACCGGCAGATAGAGCTTGCCGAAAAGGAAGTCATCAGAACCCGCAACCAGCCCGAATACCAAAAGCTGGCCCGTCTTTATCGACGTTTCTTTGTAAAATCCTGCTCCGATTATCAGGACCGCTATCAAGGCGATCTGGTCAAGCAGTTTAAACGGCATCATTCGCTGGGTAATTTAGAGTTGATAACCACCGCAGCCACGCACGGCTATCTACCTTTGCTGAATACCAGTGAAACCGCCGTCCGCAATCAGATCAAAGTCGGAATTGACACGTTTAAAACCCATTTGGGTTTTGCACCTACCGGATTCTGGTTACCCGAATGCGGATATTATCCGGGCCTTGAAGACCATTTAAGAGAAGTCGGTATTGCTTATTTTTTTGTTGACAGCCACAGCCTTTCATCGAGTGATTATTCGATCAAACAGACGGTTTATTGTGCACACAGACTAAATAACGGAATCGCTGTTTTTGGCCGGGACCCTGCCTCTTCAAAACAGGTTTGGAGTGCCCAGGAAGGTTACCCAGGAGATTCTAGTTATCGTGAATATTATCGAGACATTGGCTTTGATCTGGACTTGGAGTATTTGGGGCCTTACATTTTAGATGGCATTACCCGCATCCAAACCGGTATCAAATACTATCGCATTACGGGCAAAGACAGTGAAAAAGAGCTGTATGATCCCAAGCAGGCAATCAACCAGACCTTTTGTCATGCCCAGCACTTTATCCAGCAAAAACTAGAGCAAATCGATACGCTGACAGACGAAACAGCAACACCGCCGATCATCGTCGCCCCTTTTGATGCCGAGCTGTTCGGCCACTGGTGGTTCGAAGGGCCTTTTTGGCTAGAGCACGTTTTGCGCTTGGCTGACAACCCGGCTCACGGCTTGACGACGACAAACTGTCAGACTTATTTAGAACAATTTGAGGGAGGTCATGTCATAACGCCCAAAGCCTCATCATGGGGTGAACACGGCTCTTCCGAATACTGGATTAACGAGAAAAATGACTGGATTTACCCGTTTCTTTATAAAGCCCAAGCGCAGATGGAAAAACTGGCCAGTGACCTTTCCCGTCTGACAGTTGATAATTTACAAGAAAGAACATTAAATCAAGCAGCAAGATCTTTGCTACTAGCCCAAGCGTCAGACTGGCCGTTCATCATGAAATCAGGCACAGCAGTCGAATACGCTAACAAACGTATTACGGACCATCTGGCCCGATTTAATTATCTTCATGACAGTATCCGCAAAAACCGTATTGACGAGCGCTATCTTATAGCTTTGGAAACCATGGACAATCTGTTTCCGGACATTAATTTCAGAACGTTCTGCCCTAAAAAAAACAATACGGCACCCTATTAA